From the Vibrio alginolyticus NBRC 15630 = ATCC 17749 genome, one window contains:
- the gpsA gene encoding NAD(P)H-dependent glycerol-3-phosphate dehydrogenase, giving the protein MTQANTNNAYGKDIAMTVIGAGSYGTSLAISLARNGANVVLWGHEPEHMARLEADRANHAFLPGVDFPESLIIESDLEKAVQASRDLLVVVPSHVFGIVLNSCKPFLREDSRICWATKGLEPETGRLLKDVAYDIIGENYSLAVLSGPTFAKELAMGMPTAISVASPDSEFVADLQEKIHCSKTFRVYANSDFIGMQLGGAVKNVIAIGAGMSDGIGFGANARTALITRGLAEMSRLGAALGAQPETFMGMAGLGDLVLTCTDNQSRNRRFGLALGQGKDVDTAQEEIGQVVEGYRNTKEVWLLSQRMGVEMPIVDQIYQVLYQGKDARLAAQDLLARDKKAEGK; this is encoded by the coding sequence ATGACACAAGCAAATACAAACAATGCTTACGGTAAAGACATCGCAATGACTGTGATTGGCGCAGGCTCATACGGCACCTCTTTGGCAATCTCACTCGCTCGTAACGGCGCGAACGTTGTCCTTTGGGGACACGAGCCAGAGCACATGGCTCGCCTAGAAGCAGACCGAGCTAACCATGCCTTCTTACCAGGTGTTGATTTCCCTGAAAGCTTGATCATTGAATCGGATTTAGAAAAAGCCGTTCAAGCAAGCCGAGATTTGTTGGTTGTGGTTCCAAGCCATGTCTTTGGCATCGTGCTAAACAGCTGTAAACCATTCTTGCGCGAAGACTCTCGCATCTGTTGGGCAACCAAAGGGCTTGAACCTGAAACGGGGCGCCTACTGAAAGACGTTGCTTATGACATTATCGGTGAAAACTACTCACTAGCAGTATTGTCTGGCCCAACGTTTGCGAAAGAGCTCGCAATGGGTATGCCGACTGCAATCTCTGTTGCGTCTCCAGATTCTGAATTTGTTGCGGATCTACAAGAAAAAATCCACTGTAGCAAAACCTTCCGCGTATACGCCAATAGTGACTTTATTGGTATGCAATTGGGCGGCGCTGTGAAAAACGTTATTGCGATTGGTGCGGGTATGTCTGATGGTATCGGTTTTGGCGCCAATGCTCGTACCGCATTAATTACTCGTGGCTTGGCTGAAATGAGTCGCCTTGGTGCTGCGCTGGGTGCACAGCCAGAAACCTTTATGGGCATGGCGGGTTTAGGCGATCTTGTCCTGACATGTACCGATAACCAATCACGTAACCGACGCTTTGGCTTGGCATTAGGCCAAGGTAAAGACGTTGATACGGCTCAAGAAGAAATTGGTCAAGTGGTTGAAGGTTACCGCAATACAAAAGAAGTATGGCTACTTTCTCAACGTATGGGTGTTGAGATGCCGATAGTTGATCAAATTTATCAAGTATTGTATCAAGGAAAAGATGCGCGCTTAGCAGCGCAAGATTTACTTGCTCGTGACAAAAAAGCCGAAGGAAAGTAG
- a CDS encoding acetyltransferase, translating to MNYDIFNGDADGIIALLQLRLADPVDAQLITGVKRDIKLVEKVDVQAGDELTVLDISMEKNMAGLEQALAQGAHVFYADHHKAGDIPQHGNLDAHIDLDANMCTALIVDKLLDGRFHDWAITAAYGDNMIAKADELANNAGLLQQQKEQLKELGTLINYNGYGSKVEDLHFHPAELYRALLKYTSPFEAIEDTASPYYQLQSAYQQDMEAALAVPAMHESGKLKLFELPNTAASRRISGVYGNWLANQTPDSAHAVLTENADGTYTVSLRAPLNNKQGAVAVCGQFPTGGGREAAAGINALSKDDVNAFIDAVETYYA from the coding sequence ATGAATTACGACATTTTTAATGGTGATGCTGATGGCATCATTGCTCTTCTACAATTGCGTTTGGCTGATCCTGTCGATGCCCAGTTAATAACCGGTGTAAAGCGCGACATCAAGCTGGTGGAAAAAGTAGACGTGCAAGCGGGTGATGAGCTGACTGTGTTAGACATTTCGATGGAAAAGAACATGGCAGGTCTAGAGCAAGCTTTGGCTCAAGGCGCGCACGTCTTTTACGCCGATCATCACAAAGCGGGCGACATTCCTCAGCATGGTAATTTGGATGCGCACATCGATCTCGATGCCAACATGTGCACGGCGTTGATTGTCGATAAGTTGCTTGATGGGCGTTTTCATGACTGGGCGATTACGGCGGCTTATGGCGATAACATGATTGCTAAAGCCGATGAGTTAGCGAATAACGCGGGCTTGTTGCAGCAACAGAAAGAGCAGCTAAAAGAGCTGGGTACTTTAATTAACTACAACGGCTACGGATCGAAGGTCGAAGATTTACACTTTCACCCTGCGGAGCTGTACCGAGCTTTGCTGAAGTACACGTCACCATTTGAAGCTATTGAAGATACGGCCTCGCCATACTACCAATTGCAATCGGCTTACCAACAAGACATGGAGGCGGCTCTCGCAGTGCCTGCCATGCATGAGAGTGGTAAGCTGAAGTTGTTTGAGTTACCAAACACGGCGGCATCACGCCGAATCAGTGGTGTTTATGGCAACTGGCTAGCAAACCAAACCCCTGACTCTGCGCATGCGGTACTTACTGAAAATGCAGATGGTACTTATACGGTTTCACTCCGCGCCCCATTAAACAATAAACAAGGTGCCGTTGCCGTGTGTGGTCAGTTCCCGACAGGTGGGGGGCGAGAGGCGGCGGCAGGAATCAACGCGTTAAGCAAAGATGATGTGAATGCTTTTATTGATGCGGTAGAAACCTACTACGCATAG
- a CDS encoding murein hydrolase activator EnvC family protein — MVGNSQVRKQNHPVLRSAILLTCALSATYPITSSAVSQQELKGVSSEISRQRKSLSSQEKQLNELQKSLKDQELGISKLEREIRQTKSNLAQADKNIENLEEKIALQEAQRQEQEEELKQLLQTYYVTERAKANGHLLNQGVEEDRMSQYFQHLAKARAEVIDAITKITQELAHNKNQLELEKEQIETLLKQQSEKRTALASTQSKRKQTLNKIQSSIKNDKRYLAELQRNETRLKAEIAKAAKRNAVPMDGLGKQRGKLPWPLKGSVLHNFGTRQTGQVNWKGMVLSANYGQQVKAVYPGTVVFAEYLRGYGLVVLLDHGKGDMTLYGYNQALTKKEGDRVTAGEVIALAGDTGGQDRPSLYFEIRRNSEAQNPKSWLKR, encoded by the coding sequence GTGGTAGGTAACTCTCAAGTGCGAAAACAAAATCACCCTGTTCTACGCTCGGCTATTTTATTAACTTGTGCTTTATCTGCCACTTATCCCATTACCTCCTCTGCTGTGAGTCAGCAAGAGCTCAAAGGCGTATCCAGTGAGATAAGCCGTCAGCGCAAATCGCTCTCTTCCCAAGAAAAGCAGCTCAATGAGTTACAGAAATCACTAAAAGATCAAGAGCTTGGTATTTCTAAGCTTGAGCGTGAAATACGACAAACCAAGTCTAACCTCGCACAAGCAGACAAAAACATAGAAAACCTGGAAGAGAAAATTGCCTTGCAAGAAGCACAGCGTCAAGAGCAAGAAGAAGAACTCAAACAGCTGCTGCAAACGTATTACGTAACCGAGCGAGCGAAGGCCAATGGTCACTTGTTAAATCAAGGTGTGGAAGAAGACCGCATGAGCCAATACTTCCAGCATTTAGCTAAAGCACGTGCTGAAGTGATTGATGCGATCACCAAAATAACCCAAGAATTAGCGCACAACAAAAACCAGCTCGAGCTAGAAAAAGAGCAAATCGAGACTCTGCTCAAGCAGCAATCCGAAAAACGTACAGCGCTAGCGAGTACACAATCCAAGCGTAAGCAAACCCTGAATAAAATTCAGAGCAGTATCAAGAATGACAAACGCTACTTAGCCGAGCTGCAACGCAACGAAACCCGTTTAAAAGCAGAGATCGCCAAAGCAGCGAAGCGTAATGCGGTGCCAATGGACGGACTCGGCAAACAGCGCGGTAAGTTGCCTTGGCCACTCAAAGGCAGTGTGTTACACAACTTTGGTACGCGACAAACTGGGCAGGTAAACTGGAAGGGTATGGTGTTGTCTGCCAACTATGGTCAACAAGTGAAAGCCGTTTATCCTGGTACTGTCGTATTTGCTGAGTATCTGCGCGGATACGGTTTAGTGGTACTGCTCGACCACGGCAAAGGTGACATGACCCTCTATGGTTACAACCAAGCCTTAACTAAAAAAGAAGGCGACCGAGTCACCGCCGGCGAAGTGATTGCTCTCGCGGGTGATACAGGTGGTCAAGACAGACCATCGCTGTACTTTGAAATTCGTCGTAATAGTGAAGCGCAGAATCCGAAATCTTGGTTAAAACGCTGA
- a CDS encoding DMT family transporter produces MGYEWLALCAAFLWAVSSLISVIPAQHLGAFSYSRWRMGCTAVILSTMAWITGGWLTVSWEHVTPMMASGLIGIFIGDTALFACLNRMGPRQAGLLFSCHAVFSAILGYFLFSEVMTTIELLGASLVFSGVVMAIFFGRRGQVNNVLEDIKGNIWVGIGLGLTAAMCQALGGIIAKPVMQTSIDPVAASAIRMISAFFAHSMLLILGVKVARSTQHITWRIFGITALNGFLAMAVGMTLILYALQEGNVGMVALLSSTTPIMLLPLLWIYTKRRPNRFAWLGAALAVIGAGILVQ; encoded by the coding sequence ATGGGTTACGAATGGCTTGCTTTATGCGCCGCTTTTCTGTGGGCAGTTTCTAGCCTAATTTCGGTCATTCCTGCACAACACCTAGGCGCATTTTCTTACAGCCGCTGGCGTATGGGCTGCACAGCCGTAATCTTATCAACAATGGCCTGGATAACTGGCGGCTGGTTAACGGTTTCTTGGGAACACGTAACGCCAATGATGGCCTCAGGACTGATTGGTATTTTTATTGGCGATACCGCTCTATTCGCGTGTTTGAATCGTATGGGGCCAAGACAAGCCGGGTTACTCTTCTCTTGCCACGCCGTGTTCTCTGCCATCTTGGGCTACTTCTTATTTAGCGAAGTCATGACCACAATAGAACTACTGGGCGCATCATTGGTATTTAGCGGCGTGGTGATGGCGATATTCTTTGGCCGAAGAGGTCAAGTGAATAACGTCTTGGAAGACATTAAAGGTAACATCTGGGTGGGTATTGGACTTGGCTTAACCGCAGCAATGTGCCAAGCATTGGGCGGCATCATCGCCAAGCCAGTAATGCAAACCAGTATTGACCCAGTTGCGGCTTCTGCTATTCGAATGATCAGTGCCTTTTTCGCCCACAGCATGTTGTTAATTCTAGGAGTCAAAGTCGCTCGCTCGACGCAACACATTACTTGGCGCATATTTGGTATTACTGCCCTTAATGGTTTCTTGGCGATGGCCGTCGGCATGACGCTAATCTTATACGCACTGCAAGAAGGAAATGTAGGTATGGTTGCACTTCTATCTTCAACCACGCCAATTATGTTGCTACCACTGCTCTGGATTTACACTAAACGCCGACCAAACCGATTTGCATGGTTGGGCGCAGCCCTAGCTGTGATTGGTGCGGGCATTTTGGTTCAGTAA
- the epmA gene encoding elongation factor P--(R)-beta-lysine ligase, with protein MQTNWQPTASIDQLRQRATLIASIRQFFADRQVMEVDTPAMSHATVTDIHLHTFQTEFVGPGYADGSKLFFMTSPEFHMKRLLAAGSGCIYQINKAFRNEENGRYHNPEFTMLEWYRVGFDHHKLMDEMDALLQLVLKCGAAQRMTYQQAFIDVLGVCPLEGSMTELKAAASKLGLSDIAEPEEDRDTLLQLLFSVGVENKIGQDVPAFVYDFPASQAALAKINPQDHRVADRFEVYFKGIELANGFHELDNPKEQLARFEQDNAKRIEMGLKPQPIDYHLISALEAGLPDCAGVALGIDRLIMLALGCDHIDQVTAFPFPIA; from the coding sequence ATGCAAACCAACTGGCAACCTACTGCTTCCATTGACCAACTTCGTCAACGTGCGACGTTAATCGCGTCGATTCGACAATTCTTCGCTGACCGACAGGTGATGGAAGTCGATACGCCAGCCATGAGTCACGCAACCGTGACTGACATTCATTTGCATACTTTCCAAACCGAGTTTGTTGGCCCAGGCTATGCCGATGGCAGTAAGCTGTTTTTTATGACCAGCCCAGAATTCCATATGAAGCGCCTTTTGGCTGCGGGTAGCGGTTGTATTTATCAAATCAACAAAGCATTTCGTAATGAAGAGAATGGTCGCTACCACAATCCTGAGTTTACGATGTTGGAGTGGTATCGCGTTGGCTTTGACCATCATAAATTGATGGATGAAATGGATGCCCTGTTGCAACTGGTATTGAAGTGTGGCGCAGCGCAGCGCATGACGTATCAACAAGCCTTCATTGATGTGTTGGGTGTGTGTCCATTAGAAGGCTCGATGACGGAGCTGAAAGCGGCGGCAAGCAAGCTGGGCTTGAGTGACATTGCTGAGCCAGAAGAAGATCGCGATACGTTGCTGCAACTGTTATTTAGCGTGGGAGTAGAAAACAAAATTGGTCAGGATGTGCCGGCTTTTGTGTACGACTTCCCTGCGTCACAGGCGGCGCTCGCAAAAATCAATCCTCAAGATCATCGCGTCGCGGATCGTTTTGAAGTGTACTTTAAGGGGATAGAGCTGGCGAACGGATTCCATGAACTGGACAATCCGAAAGAGCAATTAGCGCGCTTTGAACAAGATAACGCAAAGCGTATCGAAATGGGTTTAAAACCGCAGCCGATCGATTATCATCTGATTTCTGCACTGGAAGCAGGGTTGCCAGATTGTGCAGGGGTCGCGTTGGGTATCGATCGTTTGATCATGCTGGCGCTAGGCTGTGACCACATTGATCAAGTGACGGCCTTTCCATTTCCAATTGCATAA
- a CDS encoding VanZ family protein yields the protein MNLTAARFAIFSYAILIAFLSLSSGELQDWGNIVYLDKMQHAMAYSGFAFLGCFCVWRWRQRWAVAISILLFSAVIEWLQGYVGRQTSWLDLVANLTGILTGLLCYRIWSLYRPRLVKSLYSIR from the coding sequence ATGAACCTGACGGCTGCACGTTTCGCCATCTTTAGCTACGCCATATTGATCGCTTTTTTATCTCTGAGTTCAGGTGAACTGCAAGACTGGGGCAATATCGTGTATCTCGACAAAATGCAGCACGCTATGGCGTACAGCGGCTTTGCGTTTTTAGGTTGCTTTTGCGTGTGGCGTTGGCGTCAACGTTGGGCGGTGGCGATTAGTATTTTGCTATTCAGCGCCGTTATTGAGTGGTTGCAAGGGTATGTAGGGCGACAAACTTCTTGGTTAGACCTTGTCGCCAACTTAACTGGCATCTTAACTGGTCTGTTATGTTACCGTATTTGGAGCCTCTATCGACCTAGGTTGGTGAAGTCGCTATACTCGATTCGTTAA
- a CDS encoding TetR/AcrR family transcriptional regulator, translating into MKTRDKIVYAALELFNQHGERNITTNHIADHIEISPGNLYYHFRNKQEIVREIFALYSAELLERFTPIQGSQESLTMLKSYLDSIFTLMWKYRFFYANLPEILSRDEQLHEQYIDVQEKLQANLIAIMQEFVTMKLLNVDQQQLKSLVCTLHLIACSWLAYQSAMASKTNITEQMVKQGMLQMLNVVKPLATEQGLEQLLLLEDAVSNLHS; encoded by the coding sequence ATGAAAACGCGCGACAAAATCGTCTACGCGGCACTGGAGTTGTTCAACCAACATGGTGAGCGCAACATCACCACCAATCACATTGCCGATCACATCGAAATTAGCCCTGGTAATCTGTATTACCACTTCCGCAATAAGCAAGAAATCGTTCGTGAGATCTTTGCGCTTTATTCAGCAGAACTTTTAGAAAGATTTACCCCTATTCAAGGTTCGCAAGAGAGCCTGACTATGCTGAAGAGCTACCTAGACTCTATTTTTACCTTGATGTGGAAATACCGCTTTTTCTACGCAAACTTACCAGAAATCTTGTCACGAGATGAACAGCTACACGAACAGTACATCGATGTGCAAGAGAAGCTGCAAGCGAACCTCATTGCTATTATGCAAGAGTTCGTAACGATGAAGCTGTTGAATGTCGATCAACAACAGTTGAAGTCATTGGTATGTACATTGCACTTGATTGCGTGTAGTTGGTTGGCGTATCAATCCGCGATGGCTTCAAAAACCAACATTACCGAGCAAATGGTGAAGCAAGGGATGTTGCAGATGCTTAATGTCGTTAAGCCATTAGCAACTGAGCAGGGCTTAGAGCAGCTACTGTTATTAGAAGATGCGGTTAGCAATCTACACAGTTAA
- the secB gene encoding protein-export chaperone SecB: protein MAEAAPQDAQQNFAIQRIFLKDVSFEAPNSPVIFQKEWNPDVKLDLDTQSRELGEGVYEVVLRLTVTVKNEEETAFLCEVQQGGIFTAEQMEAGQLAHCLGAFCPNILFPYARETISSLVVKGTFPQLNLAPVNFDALFMNYLQQQAQQGEAEA from the coding sequence ATGGCTGAAGCAGCACCTCAAGACGCACAACAAAACTTCGCAATTCAACGCATCTTCCTAAAAGACGTTTCTTTTGAAGCGCCGAACTCTCCAGTAATTTTCCAGAAAGAGTGGAACCCAGACGTTAAACTAGACCTAGACACTCAAAGCCGTGAGCTTGGTGAAGGCGTGTACGAAGTTGTTCTACGTCTAACCGTTACTGTGAAGAACGAAGAAGAGACTGCGTTCCTATGTGAAGTTCAACAAGGTGGTATCTTCACTGCTGAACAAATGGAAGCTGGTCAACTTGCACATTGCCTAGGCGCATTCTGCCCGAACATCCTATTCCCATACGCTCGTGAAACTATCTCAAGTCTAGTCGTTAAAGGTACGTTCCCTCAACTGAACCTAGCGCCAGTAAACTTTGACGCGCTATTCATGAACTACCTACAACAGCAAGCTCAACAAGGCGAAGCTGAAGCGTAA
- the cysE gene encoding serine O-acetyltransferase, with protein sequence MKHCEKQKVWNKIVSEAREMSEQEPMLASFYHATIIKHESLCAALSYILANKLNTASMPAMAVREVVEEAFAADPTITDGAACDICATVNRDPAVSMYSMPLLYLKGYHALQGYRVANWLWKQGRHALATYLQNQISVACQVDIHPAARIGSGIMLDHATGIVIGETAVVENDVSILQDVTLGGTGKECGDRHPKIREGVMIGAGAKILGNIEVGEGAKIGSCSVVLQAVPPHTTVAGVPAKIVGRPKTDKPSLDMDQGFNGKSQSFIHGDGI encoded by the coding sequence ATGAAACACTGCGAAAAACAAAAAGTCTGGAACAAAATTGTCTCAGAAGCCCGTGAAATGTCAGAACAAGAGCCTATGCTGGCAAGCTTCTATCATGCCACCATTATCAAGCATGAAAGTTTGTGTGCCGCTCTGAGTTATATTCTGGCTAACAAATTGAACACCGCTTCCATGCCAGCGATGGCTGTGCGTGAAGTGGTTGAAGAAGCCTTTGCGGCTGATCCAACCATCACTGACGGCGCGGCTTGTGATATTTGTGCCACGGTCAATCGCGACCCTGCTGTTTCAATGTACTCAATGCCATTGCTGTACCTAAAAGGCTATCACGCACTGCAAGGCTACCGAGTAGCAAACTGGCTGTGGAAGCAAGGTCGTCACGCTCTTGCGACTTACCTACAAAATCAGATTTCGGTAGCATGTCAGGTCGATATCCACCCTGCAGCGCGCATTGGTAGTGGTATCATGCTCGACCATGCAACAGGCATCGTGATTGGTGAAACTGCCGTGGTCGAAAACGACGTGTCTATACTGCAAGATGTCACCCTTGGTGGTACTGGTAAAGAATGCGGTGATCGTCACCCGAAAATTCGCGAGGGTGTGATGATCGGAGCTGGTGCAAAGATTCTTGGCAATATCGAAGTCGGTGAAGGCGCGAAAATCGGATCTTGCTCTGTGGTATTGCAAGCCGTGCCTCCTCACACAACGGTGGCTGGCGTGCCTGCAAAAATCGTCGGACGTCCAAAAACGGACAAACCCTCTCTCGATATGGATCAAGGCTTTAACGGCAAGTCGCAAAGCTTTATCCATGGAGATGGTATTTAA
- the gpmM gene encoding 2,3-bisphosphoglycerate-independent phosphoglycerate mutase — protein sequence MSAKKPLALVILDGYGYREDTASNAIANAKTPVMDALIANNPHTLISASGMDVGLPDGQMGNSEVGHTNIGAGRVVYQDLTRITKSIADGEFEQTPALVEAIDSAVKAEKAVHIMGLVSPGGVHSHEDHIYAAVEMAAARGAEKIYLHCFLDGRDTPPRSAENSLQRFQDLFAKLGKGRVASLVGRYYAMDRDNNWDRVQVAYDLLTQAKAEFTAETAVAGLEAAYAREENDEFVKATAIKAEGQEDAIMQDGDAVIFMNYRADRARQITRAFVPAFDGFERAVFPAINFVMLTQYAADIPLAIAFPPASLENTYGEWLSKQGQTQLRISETEKYAHVTFFFNGGVENEFEGEERQLVASPKVATYDMQPEMSSPELTEKMVAAIKSGKFDTIICNYPNADMVGHTGVYEAAEKAIEALDESVGKVVEAIKEVGGQLLITADHGNAEMMIDPETGGIHTAHTNLPVPLIYVGDKAVEFKEGGKLSDLAPTMLSLAGLEIPAEMTGEVLVK from the coding sequence ATGTCAGCTAAGAAGCCACTGGCTCTAGTTATCCTTGACGGTTACGGTTACCGTGAAGACACAGCAAGTAACGCAATTGCGAATGCGAAAACACCAGTAATGGATGCTCTGATTGCGAATAACCCACACACATTAATCTCTGCTTCAGGCATGGATGTTGGCCTTCCTGATGGTCAAATGGGTAACTCTGAAGTTGGTCACACTAACATTGGTGCAGGCCGCGTTGTATACCAAGACCTGACTCGTATCACTAAATCAATTGCGGATGGTGAGTTCGAACAAACGCCTGCGCTAGTTGAAGCAATCGACTCTGCTGTGAAAGCTGAAAAAGCAGTACACATCATGGGCCTGGTGTCTCCAGGCGGTGTTCACTCTCACGAAGACCACATTTACGCTGCAGTTGAAATGGCAGCGGCGCGTGGCGCAGAGAAAATCTACCTACACTGCTTCCTAGACGGCCGTGACACACCACCACGTAGTGCTGAAAACTCACTACAACGTTTCCAAGACCTATTTGCGAAACTAGGTAAAGGCCGCGTTGCTTCTCTAGTAGGTCGTTACTACGCAATGGACCGTGACAACAACTGGGATCGCGTCCAAGTTGCTTACGATCTTCTAACTCAAGCTAAAGCTGAGTTCACAGCAGAAACGGCAGTTGCAGGTCTAGAAGCGGCTTACGCTCGTGAAGAAAACGACGAATTCGTTAAAGCAACAGCTATCAAAGCAGAAGGTCAAGAAGACGCAATCATGCAAGATGGTGATGCGGTTATCTTCATGAACTACCGTGCTGACCGTGCACGTCAAATCACTCGTGCATTCGTTCCTGCATTTGACGGCTTTGAGCGTGCAGTATTCCCAGCAATCAACTTTGTGATGCTGACTCAATACGCGGCTGATATCCCTCTAGCTATCGCATTCCCACCTGCGTCTCTAGAAAACACTTACGGTGAGTGGCTATCTAAACAAGGTCAAACTCAGCTACGTATCTCTGAAACAGAGAAATACGCACACGTGACTTTCTTCTTCAACGGTGGTGTTGAGAACGAATTCGAAGGCGAAGAGCGTCAGTTGGTTGCTTCTCCAAAAGTTGCAACGTACGACATGCAGCCTGAAATGAGCTCTCCAGAACTAACAGAGAAGATGGTTGCGGCTATCAAGTCTGGTAAGTTCGATACCATCATCTGTAACTACCCGAATGCAGATATGGTTGGTCACACTGGCGTTTATGAAGCGGCTGAGAAAGCAATCGAAGCTCTAGATGAAAGCGTGGGTAAAGTGGTTGAAGCAATCAAAGAAGTTGGCGGTCAACTATTGATCACTGCGGACCACGGTAACGCAGAAATGATGATCGACCCTGAAACTGGCGGCATCCACACTGCTCACACTAACCTACCAGTACCTCTAATCTATGTAGGTGACAAAGCGGTTGAATTCAAAGAAGGCGGTAAACTGTCTGACCTTGCACCAACCATGCTTTCTCTAGCTGGTCTAGAAATCCCAGCAGAAATGACGGGTGAAGTATTAGTTAAATAA
- a CDS encoding rhodanese-like domain-containing protein — MQEYIEFFQQNMILSLVWVGLLVAFIMNIVKSATAAYKEINVNQLTHLMNRENGVVVDIRTKDEFKKGHITDSLHILPSDIKAGNLSSLENHKSDPIIVVCKTGQTAQESANLLVKAGFEKVSLLKNGLIAWNEANLPLVRGKK, encoded by the coding sequence ATGCAAGAGTACATTGAATTTTTCCAACAGAACATGATTCTATCTTTGGTTTGGGTAGGTCTTCTTGTCGCCTTTATCATGAACATCGTGAAGTCAGCGACAGCCGCATACAAAGAAATCAACGTAAACCAACTGACTCATCTTATGAACCGTGAAAACGGCGTTGTAGTGGATATCCGTACCAAGGACGAGTTCAAAAAAGGTCATATCACCGACTCACTTCACATTTTACCGTCAGACATCAAAGCGGGTAACTTGAGTAGCCTTGAAAACCACAAATCAGACCCAATCATTGTGGTATGCAAGACAGGACAGACCGCTCAAGAAAGCGCAAACCTATTAGTAAAAGCTGGCTTCGAAAAAGTGAGCCTACTAAAAAATGGTTTGATTGCGTGGAACGAAGCGAACCTGCCGTTAGTTCGCGGTAAAAAGTAG